A portion of the Blastopirellula sediminis genome contains these proteins:
- a CDS encoding aminotransferase class III-fold pyridoxal phosphate-dependent enzyme, with product MDEPKLTADLLKADWRVVKAKRLLREALAEHSENLTRRDPSPELEADYAAALEQFAQLRGNPLYFPFLGSGVGRGSLVELADGSVKYDMISGIGVHVCGHSMPELVDVLTDAVIADTVMQGNLQQNRESLEVSERLVALARQQGAPLDHCFLTSSGAMANENALKILFQYRPGSHRILAFDNAFAGRSLVLSQITDRPQYRAGLPATIPVDFVPFFDPDHAEVSQHDAVAALHMYLSRYPGAHCGFMMELVQGEGGYRTAPHSFFAALCQELRQAGVPIYFDEIQTFGRTLAPFAYQMLELDQYADIVTVGKMTQVCATLFGNAMNPKPGLLSQTFTASTTALIAAKFILHKLEHGGFYGPDGRNAQIHRRFCIRFEKLHRQHPELIRGPWGVGGMVAFTALDGSPTVSKRVLTELFSAGVIAFAAGSDPTRIRFLPSLLAVTDDEIDSVCDILEQTLLRLHEE from the coding sequence ATGGACGAGCCGAAGTTGACCGCGGATTTGTTGAAAGCGGACTGGAGAGTCGTGAAAGCGAAACGACTCCTCCGCGAGGCGCTCGCCGAACATTCCGAGAACCTGACGCGTCGCGATCCATCGCCAGAGCTAGAAGCGGACTATGCGGCGGCGCTGGAGCAGTTCGCCCAGTTGCGTGGCAATCCTCTCTACTTTCCCTTTCTCGGCAGCGGAGTCGGCCGCGGCAGTTTGGTCGAACTAGCCGACGGCAGCGTCAAGTACGACATGATCTCCGGGATCGGCGTCCATGTTTGCGGGCATAGCATGCCGGAACTGGTTGACGTGCTTACCGACGCGGTGATTGCAGATACCGTGATGCAGGGGAACTTGCAGCAGAATCGCGAGTCGCTGGAAGTGAGCGAGCGACTTGTCGCACTGGCCCGGCAGCAAGGCGCCCCGCTCGATCACTGTTTTCTAACTTCTAGCGGCGCGATGGCGAATGAGAACGCGCTGAAGATCTTGTTTCAGTATCGCCCGGGTTCGCACCGGATTTTGGCGTTCGATAACGCGTTCGCCGGACGTTCGCTCGTCTTGTCGCAAATTACCGATCGCCCGCAATATCGAGCCGGGCTGCCGGCCACCATCCCGGTCGACTTCGTGCCGTTCTTTGATCCCGATCACGCCGAAGTAAGCCAGCACGACGCGGTCGCGGCGCTCCACATGTATCTGTCGCGTTATCCCGGCGCCCATTGCGGTTTCATGATGGAACTCGTGCAAGGGGAAGGAGGCTACCGAACGGCGCCTCATTCGTTCTTCGCGGCGCTGTGCCAAGAGCTGCGTCAGGCTGGCGTCCCGATTTACTTTGACGAGATCCAGACCTTCGGCCGCACCCTGGCGCCGTTCGCCTATCAGATGCTTGAGCTGGATCAATATGCCGACATCGTCACGGTTGGCAAAATGACCCAGGTCTGCGCGACGTTGTTTGGCAATGCGATGAATCCGAAGCCGGGTCTGTTGAGTCAAACTTTTACCGCGTCGACGACGGCGCTGATCGCGGCGAAGTTCATTTTGCACAAGCTGGAACATGGCGGCTTCTACGGGCCCGATGGCCGCAACGCCCAGATTCACCGCCGGTTCTGTATCCGATTCGAAAAGCTCCATCGACAACATCCCGAACTGATTCGCGGCCCTTGGGGCGTCGGTGGGATGGTTGCATTTACGGCGCTCGACGGTTCGCCTACCGTCTCGAAACGGGTGTTGACCGAACTCTTCTCGGCCGGCGTGATCGCGTTCGCCGCCGGATCGGATCCGACTCGCATTCGATTTCTGCCGTCTCTGTTGGCGGTGACCGACGATGAGATCGATTCGGTTTGCGATATCCTGGAGCAAACCCTCCTCCGTCTTCACGAGGAATAA
- a CDS encoding hydrolase — translation MDPAIAWIDSQQTAMERLLIDWASINTGTFHLAGVQRLVDEVAGQFEPIAESILRLPLASHHETNARGEAIEMPLGDALVITRRSDAPLQAVLAIHLDTVYPVDSPFQAVICSDERIEGPGVADAKGGLVVLLYALLAFEHYVAATGDQRLGWRVILNSDEEIGSPCSADVFAKYAVGADFGLVYEPSLPSGNLVGERGGSGNFAIVARGKSAHAGREFAAGRNAVIAAAEVARELHSLNGRWPGVTINVARIDGGSPYNVVPDVAIVRFNVRYPKPELEAEISTAIDQIVAGAAEGITLTREGRFSAPPKLFDPQYQTLLRQVRDCGLHLGLDLAWERSGGVCDGNRLAALGVPNVDTLGVRGGNIHSTEEFMWRASLAERAKLSASFLITKSLAGK, via the coding sequence ATGGACCCAGCTATCGCGTGGATCGACTCGCAGCAAACGGCGATGGAGCGGCTGCTCATCGACTGGGCGTCGATTAACACCGGCACGTTCCATCTAGCCGGAGTGCAGCGCCTTGTTGACGAAGTTGCCGGTCAGTTTGAACCGATCGCGGAAAGTATTCTGCGGCTGCCGCTGGCCAGTCATCACGAAACCAATGCCCGCGGCGAAGCGATCGAAATGCCGCTGGGAGACGCGCTGGTGATCACGCGTCGCAGCGACGCTCCGCTGCAAGCGGTATTGGCGATCCATCTTGATACGGTCTATCCGGTCGATTCGCCGTTTCAGGCGGTTATTTGTTCGGATGAGCGAATCGAGGGCCCCGGCGTCGCCGACGCCAAAGGAGGTTTGGTCGTACTTCTCTACGCACTGCTGGCCTTCGAACACTACGTCGCAGCGACCGGCGATCAGCGACTCGGTTGGCGCGTGATTTTGAACAGTGACGAAGAGATAGGCTCTCCTTGCTCGGCCGACGTTTTCGCCAAGTATGCGGTTGGCGCTGACTTTGGCCTGGTCTACGAGCCGAGCTTGCCCAGCGGCAATCTGGTTGGCGAGCGGGGAGGCTCCGGCAATTTCGCGATCGTCGCGCGGGGAAAATCGGCACATGCGGGGCGTGAGTTCGCCGCGGGACGTAACGCCGTGATCGCCGCTGCGGAGGTCGCCCGCGAGTTGCATTCACTCAACGGACGCTGGCCCGGCGTTACGATCAACGTCGCGCGGATCGATGGCGGTTCACCTTACAACGTGGTCCCGGACGTGGCGATCGTCCGTTTCAACGTCCGTTACCCGAAGCCAGAATTGGAAGCGGAAATCTCCACAGCGATCGATCAGATTGTCGCTGGCGCTGCGGAAGGAATCACATTGACGCGGGAAGGAAGATTCTCGGCGCCGCCGAAGCTGTTTGACCCGCAATACCAGACGTTGTTGCGACAAGTCCGCGACTGTGGATTGCATCTAGGGCTCGACCTGGCGTGGGAGCGATCTGGCGGGGTCTGCGACGGCAATCGTTTGGCGGCGCTCGGCGTGCCGAACGTCGACACGCTTGGCGTTCGGGGCGGCAATATCCACTCGACTGAGGAGTTCATGTGGCGCGCCAGTCTGGCCGAGCGCGCCAAACTTTCGGCCAGTTTCCTAATTACCAAGAGTCTTGCCGGGAAATAG
- a CDS encoding arginine N-succinyltransferase: protein MSEVPLLVVRPVRIEDLGQLNALAHLTATGLTTLPRDESLMEKRVKQAVRTFSQMEDDSAQHELFLFVMEEKPSGQIVGTCGIVPKVGGFKPFYAYRLGTDVHESETLKLRYEHKVLHLLREHDGPTEIGSLFLRSEYRGGGTGRVLSLCRFLFMANHPSLFESEVIAELRGVIDDDGVSPFWEALGHHFFGIDFPNADMLSLYNKEFIEKLMPRHPIYVTLLPKEAQASIGEVHRLTAPARRLLEGEGLRWYDLVDIFEAGPILQCKREEIRAVRESRVDVIAAIDDHPDGMGPYRKCIATTVGKSFLAAGGLLYLREDGLVLEKSLAAALEVQPGESVRYVDLRAEA, encoded by the coding sequence ATGAGCGAAGTTCCGCTGCTTGTGGTGCGTCCGGTACGGATCGAAGATCTGGGGCAACTTAACGCGTTGGCTCATTTGACGGCGACCGGACTGACGACGCTGCCTCGCGATGAGTCGCTGATGGAAAAACGCGTAAAGCAAGCGGTGCGGACCTTCTCGCAAATGGAGGACGACTCGGCCCAGCACGAGCTGTTTCTCTTCGTGATGGAAGAGAAGCCGAGCGGGCAGATCGTCGGCACCTGCGGTATCGTACCGAAGGTAGGAGGTTTCAAGCCGTTCTACGCCTATCGATTGGGGACGGACGTTCACGAGTCGGAAACGCTGAAATTACGCTACGAACACAAGGTTCTACATCTGCTCCGCGAGCATGATGGACCGACCGAGATCGGCAGCCTGTTCTTGCGGAGCGAATATCGCGGGGGTGGAACGGGACGCGTGTTGTCCCTTTGCCGCTTTCTCTTCATGGCGAATCATCCCTCCTTGTTTGAGTCGGAAGTCATTGCCGAATTGCGAGGAGTGATCGACGACGACGGCGTCAGTCCGTTTTGGGAGGCGCTGGGGCATCACTTCTTTGGAATCGATTTTCCTAACGCCGACATGCTAAGCCTTTACAACAAAGAGTTCATCGAAAAGCTGATGCCGCGGCACCCGATTTACGTCACGCTCCTTCCCAAAGAGGCGCAAGCGTCGATCGGCGAAGTCCACCGACTGACGGCGCCGGCACGACGACTGTTGGAAGGAGAAGGTTTGCGGTGGTACGACTTGGTCGATATCTTTGAAGCGGGGCCGATCTTGCAGTGCAAGCGGGAGGAGATCCGCGCGGTCCGGGAAAGTCGCGTTGACGTGATCGCCGCGATCGATGATCACCCCGACGGGATGGGACCGTATCGCAAATGCATCGCGACGACGGTTGGCAAGTCGTTTCTTGCCGCCGGCGGTTTGCTTTACCTGCGTGAAGACGGCTTGGTGCTGGAGAAGTCGCTGGCCGCGGCGCTCGAAGTGCAGCCAGGCGAATCGGTCCGATACGTCGATCTGCGAGCGGAGGCGTAA